A single genomic interval of Nitrospira sp. harbors:
- a CDS encoding cytochrome c: MDQARETTDIATIGEGETKMNAVVHTLLILIVLMGACEGGVMAAKESAVPGKQLYVKYCMVCHGASGKGDGHRLFNPPPADLTSASVRKKLDSDLLKTIHDGRTNTAMGTWQWVLSDEEAREVLAYVRSLPQ; this comes from the coding sequence ATGGACCAGGCGAGAGAGACTACCGATATCGCGACGATCGGTGAAGGGGAGACGAAGATGAACGCAGTAGTTCATACGCTGCTTATCCTCATCGTCCTCATGGGCGCATGCGAGGGTGGCGTCATGGCGGCAAAAGAGTCTGCTGTCCCAGGTAAGCAGCTCTACGTGAAGTACTGCATGGTCTGCCATGGTGCCAGTGGAAAGGGAGACGGCCATCGGTTGTTCAACCCACCGCCTGCCGATCTAACCTCCGCCTCCGTTCGGAAGAAACTCGATAGTGACTTGCTCAAGACGATCCATGATGGGAGGACGAATACCGCGATGGGAACCTGGCAGTGGGTACTGTCCGATGAGGAGGCCCGTGAAGTGCTCGCGTATGTGCGCTCGCTTCCACAGTGA
- a CDS encoding DUF1207 domain-containing protein, whose amino-acid sequence MRNFLDAAIGQEHSRRLSRLAQCTVLALLSLSHHGPATAEETTHGDCRYEGIGTVSSSDGSSAMEAFPENDVFRPLWADPKQPQFFASWQATRIRSNNTSANLGSVGFGDNFGLIGRRNGCNGWQVGILAGVFAQFDMDAASSDLINADYIIGIPVSWRSGLISARVRLYHQSSHLGDEFLLGRPGFNRVNLSFEAVEAIVSLDAPGGWGRVYAGGSTLIHREPATLDRNGVHWGIELRGPTIVAPILAGSLPRLRLTPVLGTDFQTFEELHWIINTNVIGGVEWSKAGTDRRFRLLLNYYHGVAPYGQFFAQKIEMVGGGLYLSF is encoded by the coding sequence ATGCGGAACTTTCTCGACGCAGCAATCGGTCAAGAGCACTCTCGTCGTCTTTCGCGGCTTGCGCAATGCACGGTCCTTGCGCTGCTCTCCCTCAGTCACCATGGTCCGGCCACTGCCGAGGAAACGACCCATGGTGATTGTCGCTATGAAGGAATCGGCACGGTCTCTTCAAGCGACGGTTCGTCCGCGATGGAAGCCTTTCCCGAAAACGACGTCTTTCGTCCGCTCTGGGCCGATCCGAAACAGCCGCAGTTTTTTGCCTCCTGGCAGGCGACCCGCATCCGCTCCAACAACACCTCTGCCAATCTCGGATCGGTCGGGTTCGGCGATAACTTCGGTCTCATCGGACGGCGGAACGGTTGCAACGGCTGGCAGGTCGGCATTCTCGCCGGTGTCTTTGCGCAGTTCGATATGGATGCCGCTTCCTCCGACCTCATCAATGCTGACTACATAATCGGGATTCCTGTCTCGTGGCGGAGCGGACTCATCTCCGCCCGCGTGCGGCTGTACCATCAGAGCAGTCACCTGGGCGATGAGTTTCTCTTGGGCAGACCAGGATTCAATCGGGTGAACCTGAGCTTCGAGGCGGTCGAGGCGATCGTGTCCCTCGACGCGCCGGGAGGGTGGGGACGGGTGTACGCCGGCGGAAGCACGTTGATTCACCGGGAACCGGCCACCCTGGACCGGAACGGGGTGCACTGGGGAATAGAGTTACGAGGACCAACCATCGTGGCCCCGATCTTGGCGGGATCACTGCCTCGACTTCGTCTGACTCCGGTCCTCGGCACGGACTTTCAGACCTTCGAGGAACTTCATTGGATCATCAATACCAACGTCATCGGCGGTGTGGAATGGTCGAAGGCCGGCACCGACCGCCGCTTCAGGTTGCTCCTGAACTATTATCACGGTGTCGCTCCCTACGGGCAGTTCTTCGCCCAAAAGATCGAGATGGTCGGTGGAGGACTGTATCTGTCGTTTTGA
- a CDS encoding ABC transporter permease has product MKMTHVSNIIQLGLKELRSLGHDKILVFFILASFSIMIYSAATAQSRELHNAPIGIVDEDASPLSARIISAFYGPYFKQPRLISMDEIDPGLDAGEYTFVLDIPPDFQKDVLAGKHPALQVNIDATRMTQAFIGANYIQNIVTGEIAEVVQRHRTGTVLPITLAIRVKFNPNLSGVWFGGVMEIISQVTMLSIILTGAALIREREHGTLEHLMVMPLAPFEIMAAKVWANGFVVLICTGLSLRFVVQGALGVPIAGSAPLFLFGAMLHLFSTTSMGILMATVARSMPQFGLLMILVILPLQMLSGGITPRESMPEIVQTIMLAAPTTHFTSLAQAILYRGAGFDVVWPQFAAIIGIGAVFFAGALLRFRASLAAER; this is encoded by the coding sequence ATGAAGATGACGCACGTATCCAATATCATCCAGCTGGGGCTCAAAGAATTGCGCAGCCTGGGGCATGACAAGATTCTGGTCTTCTTCATTCTCGCGAGTTTCTCGATCATGATTTATTCGGCTGCGACGGCTCAATCCCGAGAGCTGCATAACGCGCCGATCGGCATCGTCGACGAGGATGCGTCGCCGCTCTCGGCTCGCATCATCAGCGCCTTCTATGGTCCCTATTTCAAACAGCCGCGACTGATCTCGATGGACGAGATCGACCCTGGCCTGGATGCCGGGGAGTACACGTTTGTGCTCGATATCCCTCCGGACTTTCAAAAGGACGTGCTTGCCGGCAAGCACCCGGCGCTTCAGGTCAACATCGATGCCACGCGGATGACGCAGGCCTTCATCGGCGCGAATTACATCCAAAACATTGTGACGGGTGAAATCGCCGAAGTTGTCCAGCGCCATCGGACCGGGACCGTGCTGCCGATTACGCTCGCGATACGTGTGAAGTTCAATCCCAACCTGAGCGGCGTTTGGTTCGGCGGCGTGATGGAGATCATCAGCCAGGTGACGATGTTGTCGATCATCCTGACCGGTGCCGCCCTGATTCGGGAACGCGAGCACGGCACACTCGAGCATCTGATGGTCATGCCTCTCGCTCCCTTTGAGATCATGGCGGCCAAGGTGTGGGCGAACGGCTTCGTCGTATTGATCTGTACCGGGTTGTCCTTGCGGTTCGTCGTGCAGGGAGCCTTGGGGGTTCCCATCGCTGGTTCCGCCCCGTTGTTCCTGTTCGGGGCGATGCTGCACCTGTTCTCCACGACCTCGATGGGCATCCTCATGGCGACGGTCGCTCGCTCGATGCCGCAATTCGGGCTGCTGATGATTCTCGTCATCCTGCCGTTGCAGATGCTGTCCGGTGGCATCACACCGCGCGAGAGCATGCCGGAGATCGTGCAGACCATCATGCTGGCGGCGCCGACCACGCATTTTACGAGTTTGGCTCAGGCCATCCTGTACCGCGGCGCCGGCTTCGACGTGGTCTGGCCGCAGTTTGCGGCGATCATCGGAATCGGCGCCGTATTTTTTGCCGGGGCTCTGTTACGTTTCCGCGCAAGTTTGGCCGCAGAACGATGA
- the rbbA gene encoding ribosome-associated ATPase/putative transporter RbbA, giving the protein MSASSTIVARLTDVTHRYGDTTAVDGVTLDIPAGGMVGFLGPDGVGKSSLLGLLAGAKKIQSGRVDVLGGDMGTVRHRTEVYPRIAYMPQGLGGNLYATLSVFENVDFFGRLFGQNREEREWRIKDLLHSTGLTPFRDRPAGKLSGGMKQKLGLCCSLIHDPDLLILDEPTTGVDPLSRRQFWDLVDRIRKRRAGMSVLVATAYMEEAERFDWLVAMDAGKVLATGSPAELKGRLNVRTLEDAFVSLLPEEKRRGHSAIAIPPRRRHEGPPAIEAHELTMRFGTFTAVDHVSFRIERGEIFGFLGSNGCGKTTTMKMLTGLLPASEGDARLFDRPVNAQDLETRKRVGFMSQAFSLYSELTVRQNLELHARLFHLQPEKIPGRVSELTQRFKLKDYLDDLAEALPLGIRQRLSLAVAVVHQPEVLILDEPTSGVDPVARDGFWELLIELSRKDNVTIFISTHFMNEGERCDRISLMHAGRVLVSDTPEGVIRTRGVANLEEAFIGYLEEASGEATQKEGIEEAARTMPSAAGPARADRGRAFSPMRLFAYAHREAMELKRDPIRLTFALLGSVLLMFILGYGITMDVEDLRFAALDRDRTPQSRDYIQNLAGSRYFIERPFITDDAELDRRMRSAELSVAIEIPEGFGRDLKRGRRTEVGVWVDGASPFRGETIKGYVQGMHYQYLADLARRTDGAQPQTGLADLEMRYRYNQDFKSLESMVPAVIPLLLVFIPALMTALGVVREKELGSITNLYVTPVTRLEFLLGKQLPYVALSMVSFFGLVALAVVAFNVSLKGSFITLTLGGVLYVIVTTGIGLLMSAFTRSQIGAVAGTAILTMLPTVQFSGLTDPVSSLEGIGALIGQVWPATYFLVISRGTFTKGLDFWDLYGYLMALAIFIPVLTLLSVVLLKKQGT; this is encoded by the coding sequence ATGAGTGCATCATCGACCATAGTGGCTCGTCTTACCGATGTGACCCATCGGTATGGGGACACCACTGCCGTGGATGGGGTGACGTTGGACATTCCGGCCGGAGGCATGGTGGGGTTCCTCGGGCCGGACGGAGTCGGCAAATCCAGTCTGTTGGGTTTGCTCGCCGGCGCGAAAAAAATTCAAAGTGGTCGGGTCGACGTCCTCGGTGGCGATATGGGGACGGTGCGCCATCGCACCGAGGTCTATCCGCGAATCGCCTATATGCCTCAGGGATTGGGAGGCAACCTCTATGCGACCCTCTCCGTGTTCGAAAACGTGGATTTCTTCGGCCGCCTATTCGGGCAGAACCGTGAGGAGCGCGAATGGCGGATCAAGGACTTGCTGCACAGCACGGGGTTGACACCGTTTCGGGACCGTCCCGCCGGGAAGTTATCGGGCGGCATGAAACAGAAACTGGGCTTATGTTGCTCGCTGATTCACGACCCCGATCTGTTGATTCTGGATGAACCGACCACCGGAGTTGATCCGTTGTCGCGCCGGCAGTTCTGGGACCTTGTTGATCGGATCAGGAAGCGGCGCGCGGGGATGAGCGTACTCGTGGCCACCGCCTACATGGAGGAGGCTGAGCGATTCGACTGGCTGGTGGCCATGGACGCGGGGAAGGTCCTTGCGACAGGGAGCCCGGCGGAACTGAAGGGTCGCCTGAACGTCCGCACGTTGGAAGACGCCTTTGTCTCATTGCTCCCCGAAGAGAAACGCCGGGGCCACAGCGCCATCGCGATACCTCCCCGCCGGAGACACGAGGGCCCGCCGGCGATCGAAGCGCATGAACTCACGATGCGGTTCGGCACGTTTACGGCGGTCGATCATGTGAGTTTTCGCATCGAGCGCGGCGAGATCTTCGGCTTCCTCGGGTCGAACGGCTGTGGCAAGACCACCACGATGAAGATGCTCACCGGCCTGCTGCCCGCATCGGAAGGAGATGCCAGGCTGTTCGACCGGCCGGTGAACGCCCAGGATCTGGAGACACGCAAGCGTGTCGGCTTCATGTCCCAGGCGTTTTCTCTCTACAGCGAACTCACGGTGCGGCAAAACCTGGAGCTGCATGCCCGCCTCTTCCACCTCCAGCCGGAGAAGATCCCAGGACGCGTGTCCGAACTCACCCAGCGGTTTAAGCTGAAAGACTATTTGGATGATCTGGCGGAGGCGCTGCCGTTGGGAATTCGCCAACGTCTCTCCCTCGCCGTGGCGGTGGTCCACCAGCCGGAGGTGTTGATCCTGGATGAGCCGACATCCGGCGTCGATCCGGTCGCTCGCGACGGGTTCTGGGAATTGCTGATCGAACTCTCCCGCAAGGACAACGTGACGATCTTCATCTCCACCCACTTTATGAACGAAGGGGAACGTTGCGACCGTATCTCGCTGATGCACGCGGGGCGTGTGCTGGTGAGCGACACGCCCGAAGGCGTGATCCGTACTCGCGGCGTTGCGAACCTCGAGGAGGCCTTTATCGGCTATCTCGAAGAAGCAAGCGGAGAGGCGACCCAGAAAGAGGGTATTGAGGAAGCCGCCCGGACAATGCCTTCCGCAGCGGGACCCGCACGAGCTGATCGTGGCAGGGCGTTCAGCCCCATGCGGCTGTTCGCCTATGCCCACCGCGAGGCCATGGAGCTGAAACGGGACCCCATCCGGCTTACGTTCGCGCTGCTGGGATCGGTGCTGCTCATGTTCATTCTCGGGTATGGCATTACCATGGACGTGGAGGACCTGCGCTTCGCCGCCCTGGACCGTGACCGAACGCCGCAGAGCCGGGACTACATTCAGAATCTCGCCGGCTCACGCTACTTCATCGAGCGTCCGTTCATCACCGATGATGCGGAACTGGACCGGCGGATGCGCAGCGCCGAGTTGAGCGTGGCGATCGAGATCCCTGAGGGGTTCGGACGGGATCTGAAGCGAGGGCGCCGGACCGAGGTCGGCGTGTGGGTCGACGGCGCCAGTCCGTTCCGGGGCGAGACCATCAAGGGATACGTACAAGGCATGCACTATCAGTACCTCGCCGACCTCGCCCGTCGCACGGATGGCGCTCAGCCACAGACCGGCCTCGCCGATCTCGAGATGCGCTACCGCTACAACCAGGACTTCAAAAGTCTGGAATCGATGGTTCCGGCGGTGATTCCGCTGTTATTGGTTTTCATTCCGGCTCTCATGACGGCCCTCGGCGTGGTGCGGGAGAAAGAGCTCGGCTCCATCACGAATCTGTATGTGACGCCGGTCACACGCCTGGAGTTCCTGCTGGGAAAACAGCTCCCCTACGTCGCCCTCAGCATGGTCAGCTTCTTCGGCCTCGTCGCCTTGGCGGTCGTGGCGTTCAACGTGTCTCTCAAGGGAAGTTTTATCACGCTGACGTTGGGAGGAGTTCTGTATGTGATCGTCACGACGGGAATCGGCTTGCTGATGTCCGCGTTCACCCGTAGCCAGATCGGTGCAGTGGCCGGGACAGCGATCTTGACGATGCTGCCCACGGTCCAGTTTTCGGGGTTGACCGATCCGGTGTCCTCGCTTGAGGGGATCGGCGCACTTATCGGCCAGGTCTGGCCGGCGACCTATTTCCTCGTGATCAGTCGCGGGACCTTTACCAAGGGCCTAGACTTCTGGGACCTCTATGGGTACCTGATGGCCTTGGCGATTTTCATCCCGGTCTTGACTCTGCTCAGCGTGGTCTTGCTGAAAAAACAGGGCACATGA
- a CDS encoding HlyD family efflux transporter periplasmic adaptor subunit, with product MPNPNMTRRLIGGTVLILLIAAGTSVWWFYLRTPPLIGFGSGNGRLEVQEIDVATKFPGRIAAVLVDEGKTVQAGEALARMDTSSLNAQLREAQAQIQRSRQGKVTAQAGIARQRSEELLAERDLERAQALYVNANISVKDYDRAQAQMKTAKAATSQAEAQLAEAAAAIEASLAQMDRIQADLKESVLLAPRSGRVQFRLAEPGEVLAAGGKVLTLIDPTDVYMTVFLPAAVAGKIALGAQARITLDAAPDLVIPAAVSFVADKAQFTPKEVETRSEREKLMFRIKVKIDPELVKGHEALVKPGLPGVAYVQLDSAAPWPSYLHTKLVP from the coding sequence ATGCCGAATCCGAACATGACCCGACGCCTCATCGGAGGCACCGTCCTCATCCTGTTGATCGCGGCGGGAACGTCCGTATGGTGGTTCTATCTCCGTACTCCGCCGCTGATCGGATTCGGCAGCGGGAATGGACGGCTCGAAGTGCAGGAGATCGATGTGGCCACCAAGTTTCCCGGCCGCATTGCGGCGGTGCTGGTCGATGAAGGCAAGACGGTTCAAGCCGGGGAAGCGCTGGCGCGCATGGACACCAGTTCCCTGAACGCTCAGTTGAGAGAGGCGCAGGCGCAAATCCAGCGATCCAGACAAGGCAAAGTCACGGCCCAGGCGGGAATCGCTCGACAGCGAAGCGAAGAGTTGTTGGCTGAGCGGGATCTGGAGCGGGCGCAGGCGCTGTACGTCAACGCCAACATCTCCGTGAAGGACTACGACCGCGCCCAGGCTCAGATGAAAACGGCCAAGGCCGCCACCTCCCAGGCCGAGGCCCAACTGGCCGAGGCGGCAGCGGCCATCGAGGCGAGCCTCGCCCAAATGGATCGGATTCAGGCCGACCTCAAGGAGAGCGTGCTGCTGGCCCCGCGGAGCGGCCGGGTCCAATTCCGGTTGGCCGAACCAGGCGAGGTGCTGGCGGCCGGAGGAAAGGTCTTGACGCTCATCGATCCGACCGATGTCTACATGACGGTGTTCCTGCCCGCCGCGGTGGCGGGGAAAATAGCGCTGGGAGCCCAGGCGAGGATTACACTCGATGCGGCGCCGGATCTCGTCATCCCCGCGGCGGTTTCGTTTGTCGCGGATAAGGCGCAGTTCACCCCGAAGGAGGTGGAGACCAGGTCGGAACGCGAGAAGCTGATGTTTCGGATCAAAGTCAAAATCGATCCGGAGTTGGTCAAAGGCCATGAAGCCCTCGTCAAACCGGGACTTCCCGGGGTGGCCTATGTGCAACTCGACTCCGCCGCTCCATGGCCCTCATATCTTCACACGAAGCTCGTCCCATGA